A section of the Osmia lignaria lignaria isolate PbOS001 chromosome 3, iyOsmLign1, whole genome shotgun sequence genome encodes:
- the LOC117605190 gene encoding protein asteroid-like isoform X2: MGIPGLTTFIRNRSHRYLEYYELHDTYLVIDGNNIRCQLYNSYVKCNCAFGGDYDKYAQCVSDFFDNLLKCNIIPLVLFNGAYENKKMKTAISRTKEKIEKASSFCPLSQERMKFFPLFLTRVFKNVLKEKNIRDVQCLFEAHNVAASVAKILNCPVLSYDSDFYIYGSLYIPFNTLDKYATKSGTGKGYLMCCRIYRTERLLNSFEGLDESMLPLVEILLGNDYVKRTFKNFFRHFKLHGVSRNKHDYQQRRIEETFTWLSKYTLDKAIAGILSRLDKPIRQRILHLIETSINSYTNASTEILIPLGFSKEYVAQVNSHHLNRIFKYDGDIDSLTYIEEIDEKDGIDTSEEEEEEEEENEIMNIPDESDSMYSNALRTAIILQPL, translated from the exons ATGGGTATTCCAGGATTAACTACATTCATACGCAATCGCTCACATCGTTACCTAGAATATTACGAATTACATGACACGTATTTGGTAATTGATGGTAACAATATTCGCTGTCAACTATATAATTCGTATGTGAAGTGTAATTGTGCCTTCGGCGGCGATTATGATAAGTATGCACAATGTGTATCAGATTTTTTTGATAAtctattaaaatgtaatataataccATTGGTTTTATTCAATGGGGCTTATGagaataagaaaatgaaaactgCTATAAGTAGAACAAAGGAAAAGATCGAGAAAGCATCATCTTTTTGCCCTCTCAGTCAAGagagaatgaaatttttccCTCTATTTTTAACCAGAGTTTTCAAAAatgttttgaaagaaaaaaatattcgtgACGTGCAATGTTTATTTGAGGCTCATAATGTTGCAGCCTCGGTggcaaaaattttaaattgtccTGTACTCAGCTATGATTCTGACTTCTACATATATGGATCATTATATATACCATTTAATACATTAGATAAATATGCAACCAAAAGTGGAACAGGAAAAGGCTATCTGATGTGCTGTAGAATTTATAGAACTGAACGCTTATTGAATTCTTTTGAAGGTTTAGATGAATCAATGTTACCATTGGTAGAGATACTCTTGGGTAATGATTATGtaaaacgtacatttaaaaacttcTTTCGTCATTTCAAATTACATGGAGTATCAAGGAATAAACATGACTACCAACAACGTCGTATAGAAGAAACCTTCACTTGGTTAAGCAAATATACATTGGATAAAGCTATTGCTGGAATTTTAAGTAGATTAGACAAGCCTATACGACAAAGAATACTGCACTTGATAGAGACTAGTATAAATAGTTACACAAATGCATCTACCGAAATACTTATTCCATTAGGTTTTTCAAAAGAATATGTTGCCCAAGTAAATAGCCatcatttaaatagaattttcaaatatgATGGTGATATTGATAGCTTAACATATATAGAAGAAATTGATGAAAAAGATGGCATTGACACaagcgaagaagaggaagaagaagaagaagaaaatgaaataatgaacaTACCCGATGAGTCTGATTCAATGTACAGTAATGCACTT AGGACTGCAATTATCCTTCAACCGTTATGA
- the LOC117605203 gene encoding protein obstructor-E: MSRYVVTLLLLCCVGLSRGQFRCPELKGFFPDPEQCDLYYACVDGKAEEKLCKDGLVFRDDNPKKEFCDLPANVPCGDRTLLQEPQPSKGCPRANGYFKHEDPTACDRFVNCIDGVPQVMPCPPGLIYEDKMSSCVWAADASRLCEHVKRDALDDGFVCPDGDVAGPLGRILPHPTYPHPEDCAKFYICKNGVQPQKGQCEASTVYSEDSFRCTDPENVPGCEDYYKNKN, translated from the exons ATGTCGCGATACGTGGTCACCCTTTTGTTACTTTGTTGTGTCGGATTAAGTAGAGGACAGTTTAGATGCCCGGAACTTAAGGGTTTCTTCCCGGATCCGGAACAGTGCGATCTTTATTACGCCTGCGTGGACGGTAAGGCGGAAGAGAAATTGTGCAAGGACGGGCTCGTCTTCAGGGACGACAACCCTAAGAAGGAGTTCTGTGATCTACCGGCCAATGTACCCTGCGGTGATAGAACTCTTCTTC AGGAACCACAGCCATCGAAGGGATGCCCTCGTGCCAATGGATACTTCAAGCACGAAGATCCGACCGCGTGTGATCGTTTCGTGAACTGCATCGATGGCGTGCCCCAGGTAATGCCTTGTCCGCCTGGCTTAATCTACGAGGACAAAATGTCAAGTTGCGTCTGGGCTGCGGATGCCAGCAGACTGTGCGAGCACGTGAAGAGAGACGCCCTTGACGATGGTTTCGTCTGTCCCGATGGTGATGTGGCTGGTCCCCTTGGCAGGATCTTACCCCATCCTACGTATCCTCATCCGGAGGACTGCGCCAAGTTCTACATTTGCAAAAATGGCGTCCAACCGCAGAAAGGACAATGCGAGGCTAGCACCGTTTATAGCGAGGACAGCTTCAGGTGTACCGATCCGGAGAACGTGCCTGGATg CGAGGATTATTACAAGAACAAGAACTGA
- the LOC117605486 gene encoding uncharacterized protein LOC117605486 isoform X2, with product MRFILIVLTLVLGICDAARRTTTTTTTVSTFGGRHREHPRQRQDLENVWDLVELQKLDNRPNVWNKDPNAAANATESEDSEVLNTRQLYPVIPNPGDTNELPGPISPTIKPIPTATPQPGCYAMRGQFPSPKGCANYLNCWDDVVTEQTCPDSLLFNDITLVCDYDYNVNCGSRPMPTPKPPMPPGSKLCPEPNGRYRSATNCSEFFVCVYRKPIKFACPRGLVYNDVLSVCDYPYNVNCKGAATPGPTVPTQTSPSQPQPPTQPSQPPSQQPTYPPSPPYVPSQPQQPPYVPSQPQPPSLPPQQPTYPPSPPYVPSQPQQPPYVPPQPQQPPYVPQQPQQPPYVPQQPQQPPYVPQQPQQPSYGPQQPQQPSHGPQQPQQPSYGPQQPSYSTNPWLSKTETDPWNQRPVASQLEIDSQKQKEAFGVQDSTEEIENPWTLLQSIPANLSRVPCNNGDIHRLNNACTNIVVCRNGRPQLVQCVTGLTYDRPSDSCKPFSIAKC from the exons ATGAGATTCATCTTGATAGTATTAACTCTTGTGCTCGGTATCTGCGATGCTGCCAGACGAacgaccaccaccaccaccacggtGTCTACCTTCGGCGGCAGACACCGTGAACACCCTCGTCAGCGTCAAG ATTTAGAGAATGTATGGGACCTGGTGGAACTACAGAAGCTGGACAACCGTCCAAACGTCTGGAACAAAGATCCTAATGCAGCGGCGAACGCGACAGAATCAGAGGATTCAGAGGTGTTGAATACGAGACAACTTTATCCGGTGATTCCTAATCCCGGAGACACGAACGAGCTACCAGGGCCTATATCGCCGACTATTAAACCGATACCAACCGCGACACCACAGCCGGGATGTTACGCTATGAGGGGACAATTTCCGAGCCCCAAAGGTTGCGCTAATTATTTAAACTGCTGGGATGATGTGGTCACCGAGCAAACTTGCCCCGACAGCTTACTATTCAACGATATTACTCTGGTCTGCGATTACGATTACAACGTGAATTGCGGCAGCCGTCCTATGCCTACGCCGA AACCACCTATGCCCCCGGGATCAAAATTGTGCCCGGAACCGAACGGTCGTTACAGAAGTGCGACGAACTGTTCGGAGTTCTTCGTGTGCGTCTACAGAAAGCCTATCAAATTCGCCTGTCCTCGCGGCCTGGTCTATAACGAC GTGCTAAGCGTATGCGATTACCCGTACAACGTGAATTGCAAAGGTGCAGCAACTCCTGGACCCACGGTTCCAACTCAAACGAGTCCTTCGCAACCACAGCCTCCTACTCAACCGTCTCAACCACCATCGCAACAACCGACCTACCCACCATCGCCGCCATATGTACCTTCGCAACCACAACAGCCACCTTATGTACCTTCGCAACCACAACCACCATCTTTACCTCCGCAACAACCGACCTATCCACCATCGCCGCCATATGTACCTTCGCAACCACAACAGCCACCTTATGTACCTCCGCAACCGCAACAACCACCCTATGTACCCCAACAACCTCAACAGCCACCCTATGTACCCCAACAACCTCAACAGCCACCCTATGTGCCCCAACAACCTCAACAGCCATCTTATGGTCCCCAACAACCGCAACAGCCATCTCACGGTCCTCAGCAACCGCAACAGCCATCTTACGGACCTCAGCAACCATCTTATTCCACCAATCCCTGGCTAAGCAAAACGGAAACCGATCCATGGAACCAAAGACCAGTCGCTTCGCAATTAGAAATCGATAGCCAAAAACAGAAAGAGGCGTTCGGTGTACAAGACTCgacagaggaaattgaaaatccCTGGACCCTGTTGCAAAGTATTCCTGCTAACTTAAGTAGAGTTCCTTGTAATAACGGAGACATACACAGACTGAACAATGCCTGTACGAACATAGTGGTCTGTAGAAACGGTCGGCCACAATTGGTACAGTGTGTGACGGGATTAACGTACGACAGGCCATCGGACTCTTGTAAACCCTTCTCTATTGCCAAATG CTAA
- the Cpap3-d gene encoding cuticular protein analogous to peritrophins 3-D → MSHPRIVTLLALTVFLLTVEGTTLLGAPPCPDPYGVHAYPHPESCNAYFLCTNGTLTLEYCENGLLFDGHGAVYQHCNYNWAVKCGDRKADLTPLSTPGCEYQFGLYPISDTCSTTYIKCVHGHPQEVHCDAGLVYEAKSHNCIWPDQLLPYCNPEEIVGFKCPHKVPSHSAAAKFWPYPRFPVPGDCGRLITCVDGHPRLLTCGDGKLFDSVTLSCMEPDELPHCANSL, encoded by the exons ATGAGCCACCCGAGGATCGTGACCCTATTGGCCCTGACGGTTTTCTTGCTCACCG tCGAAGGAACTACTCTTTTGGGTGCACCACCCTGTCCCGACCCGTACGGGGTGCACGCGTATCCCCACCCTGAGAGCTGCAACGcttacttcctctgcacaaatGGCACCCTGACCCTCGAATACTGCGAGAACGGACTACTCTTCGACGGCCACGGAGCTGTCTACCAACATTGCAACTACAATTGGGCTGTTAAATGCGGTGATCGCAAGGCTGACC tcaCTCCACTGAGTACCCCCGGTTGCGAATACCAATTTGGCCTGTACCCCATCAGCGACACATGCAGTACAACTTACATCAAATGCGTCCACGGTCATCCACAAGAAGTACATTGCGATGCTGGATTAGTTTACGAGGCAAAGAGCCACAATTGCATCTGGCCTGATCAATTACTACCCTACTGTAATCCGGAGGAAATAGTCGGATTCAAATGCCCTCACAAAGTGCCTTCCCATAGCGCGGCTGCCAAATTCTGGCCCTATCCCAG aTTCCCAGTACCTGGAGATTGTGGAAGATTGATCACCTGTGTCGATGGTCATCCACGACTGCTTACCTGCGGAGACGGCAAACTTTTCGACTCTGTCACCTTGAGCTGTATGGAACCTGATGAATTACCTCACTG tGCCAATAGCCTCTAA
- the LOC117605486 gene encoding uncharacterized protein LOC117605486 isoform X1, with product MRFILIVLTLVLGICDAARRTTTTTTTVSTFGGRHREHPRQRQVDLENVWDLVELQKLDNRPNVWNKDPNAAANATESEDSEVLNTRQLYPVIPNPGDTNELPGPISPTIKPIPTATPQPGCYAMRGQFPSPKGCANYLNCWDDVVTEQTCPDSLLFNDITLVCDYDYNVNCGSRPMPTPKPPMPPGSKLCPEPNGRYRSATNCSEFFVCVYRKPIKFACPRGLVYNDVLSVCDYPYNVNCKGAATPGPTVPTQTSPSQPQPPTQPSQPPSQQPTYPPSPPYVPSQPQQPPYVPSQPQPPSLPPQQPTYPPSPPYVPSQPQQPPYVPPQPQQPPYVPQQPQQPPYVPQQPQQPPYVPQQPQQPSYGPQQPQQPSHGPQQPQQPSYGPQQPSYSTNPWLSKTETDPWNQRPVASQLEIDSQKQKEAFGVQDSTEEIENPWTLLQSIPANLSRVPCNNGDIHRLNNACTNIVVCRNGRPQLVQCVTGLTYDRPSDSCKPFSIAKC from the exons ATGAGATTCATCTTGATAGTATTAACTCTTGTGCTCGGTATCTGCGATGCTGCCAGACGAacgaccaccaccaccaccacggtGTCTACCTTCGGCGGCAGACACCGTGAACACCCTCGTCAGCGTCAAG TAGATTTAGAGAATGTATGGGACCTGGTGGAACTACAGAAGCTGGACAACCGTCCAAACGTCTGGAACAAAGATCCTAATGCAGCGGCGAACGCGACAGAATCAGAGGATTCAGAGGTGTTGAATACGAGACAACTTTATCCGGTGATTCCTAATCCCGGAGACACGAACGAGCTACCAGGGCCTATATCGCCGACTATTAAACCGATACCAACCGCGACACCACAGCCGGGATGTTACGCTATGAGGGGACAATTTCCGAGCCCCAAAGGTTGCGCTAATTATTTAAACTGCTGGGATGATGTGGTCACCGAGCAAACTTGCCCCGACAGCTTACTATTCAACGATATTACTCTGGTCTGCGATTACGATTACAACGTGAATTGCGGCAGCCGTCCTATGCCTACGCCGA AACCACCTATGCCCCCGGGATCAAAATTGTGCCCGGAACCGAACGGTCGTTACAGAAGTGCGACGAACTGTTCGGAGTTCTTCGTGTGCGTCTACAGAAAGCCTATCAAATTCGCCTGTCCTCGCGGCCTGGTCTATAACGAC GTGCTAAGCGTATGCGATTACCCGTACAACGTGAATTGCAAAGGTGCAGCAACTCCTGGACCCACGGTTCCAACTCAAACGAGTCCTTCGCAACCACAGCCTCCTACTCAACCGTCTCAACCACCATCGCAACAACCGACCTACCCACCATCGCCGCCATATGTACCTTCGCAACCACAACAGCCACCTTATGTACCTTCGCAACCACAACCACCATCTTTACCTCCGCAACAACCGACCTATCCACCATCGCCGCCATATGTACCTTCGCAACCACAACAGCCACCTTATGTACCTCCGCAACCGCAACAACCACCCTATGTACCCCAACAACCTCAACAGCCACCCTATGTACCCCAACAACCTCAACAGCCACCCTATGTGCCCCAACAACCTCAACAGCCATCTTATGGTCCCCAACAACCGCAACAGCCATCTCACGGTCCTCAGCAACCGCAACAGCCATCTTACGGACCTCAGCAACCATCTTATTCCACCAATCCCTGGCTAAGCAAAACGGAAACCGATCCATGGAACCAAAGACCAGTCGCTTCGCAATTAGAAATCGATAGCCAAAAACAGAAAGAGGCGTTCGGTGTACAAGACTCgacagaggaaattgaaaatccCTGGACCCTGTTGCAAAGTATTCCTGCTAACTTAAGTAGAGTTCCTTGTAATAACGGAGACATACACAGACTGAACAATGCCTGTACGAACATAGTGGTCTGTAGAAACGGTCGGCCACAATTGGTACAGTGTGTGACGGGATTAACGTACGACAGGCCATCGGACTCTTGTAAACCCTTCTCTATTGCCAAATG CTAA
- the LOC117605488 gene encoding peritrophin-1, translating to MPSSEVLSILLVFLAAHGTYAQKQQQEDPCQTKARVVGDIEYCDRYWECVNGRPELFDCPNGLVFAGKHRGVTEGCDYPWRANYCDGKRQANPPIPAEHCDWLYGIFGHETSCTRYWTCWNGTATEQLCIGGLLYNERARSCDWPENVEGCQKHPLCNDDANGNVPLGKSCNRYWQCQGGYPRLQRCPAMLVFDRRSLRCVVPPTEDCDVPTTPPNLEGDLPDGRNEQEPEEENLPPGVPPLPAGALPISLRGRSRN from the exons ATGCCGTCCTCCGAGGTTCTCTCGATTCTCCTGGTCTTCCTGGCTGCTCACG GAACGTACGCCCAGAAGCAGCAACAGGAAGACCCCTGCCAAACAAAAGCCCGAGTGGTGGGTGACATTGAGTATTGCGATCGCTACTGGGAATGCGTGAACGGACGTCCAGAACTATTCGACTGTCCAAATGGTCTCGTGTTCGCTGGTAAACATCGCGGCGTGACCGAAGGGTGCGACTACCCTTGGAGGGCGAACTACTGCGATGGGAAACGTCAAGCGAATCCACCGATCCCAGCTGAACATTGCGACTGGTTGTACGGTATCTTTGGTCACGAGACTTCTTGCACCAGGTACTGGACCTGCTGGAATGGAACTGCGACAGAGCAGCTCTGTATCGGTGGACTTTTGTACAACGAGAGGGCCAGGTCCTGCGATTGGCCGGAGAACGTTGAAGGATGCCAAAAGCATC CTCTCTGCAACGACGACGCAAACGGGAACGTACCCCTGGGTAAATCTTGCAACCGGTACTGGCAATGTCAAGGTGGTTATCCACGGCTACAAAGATGTCCAGCGATGTTAGTATTCGACAGAAGATCGCTCAGGTGTGTGGTACCACCAACGGAAGATTGTGACGTACCCACAACACCGCCGAATCTAGAGGGTGATCTTCCGGATGGAAGGAACGAACAAGAACCGGAGGAAGAAAATCTTCCTCCTGGTGTTCCACCTCTACCAGCTGGTGCACTGCCTATCTCTCTTCGAGGTCGTTCCAGAAACTAA
- the LOC117605190 gene encoding protein asteroid-like isoform X1, with translation MGIPGLTTFIRNRSHRYLEYYELHDTYLVIDGNNIRCQLYNSYVKCNCAFGGDYDKYAQCVSDFFDNLLKCNIIPLVLFNGAYENKKMKTAISRTKEKIEKASSFCPLSQERMKFFPLFLTRVFKNVLKEKNIRDVQCLFEAHNVAASVAKILNCPVLSYDSDFYIYGSLYIPFNTLDKYATKSGTGKGYLMCCRIYRTERLLNSFEGLDESMLPLVEILLGNDYVKRTFKNFFRHFKLHGVSRNKHDYQQRRIEETFTWLSKYTLDKAIAGILSRLDKPIRQRILHLIETSINSYTNASTEILIPLGFSKEYVAQVNSHHLNRIFKYDGDIDSLTYIEEIDEKDGIDTSEEEEEEEEENEIMNIPDESDSMYSNALVSNLPVWFINELLMGKHPPYFLDLIIRCVYICSPQIEDCNYPSTVMICSRIINVIFALLKSAVNNEIRDMSYITRGS, from the exons ATGGGTATTCCAGGATTAACTACATTCATACGCAATCGCTCACATCGTTACCTAGAATATTACGAATTACATGACACGTATTTGGTAATTGATGGTAACAATATTCGCTGTCAACTATATAATTCGTATGTGAAGTGTAATTGTGCCTTCGGCGGCGATTATGATAAGTATGCACAATGTGTATCAGATTTTTTTGATAAtctattaaaatgtaatataataccATTGGTTTTATTCAATGGGGCTTATGagaataagaaaatgaaaactgCTATAAGTAGAACAAAGGAAAAGATCGAGAAAGCATCATCTTTTTGCCCTCTCAGTCAAGagagaatgaaatttttccCTCTATTTTTAACCAGAGTTTTCAAAAatgttttgaaagaaaaaaatattcgtgACGTGCAATGTTTATTTGAGGCTCATAATGTTGCAGCCTCGGTggcaaaaattttaaattgtccTGTACTCAGCTATGATTCTGACTTCTACATATATGGATCATTATATATACCATTTAATACATTAGATAAATATGCAACCAAAAGTGGAACAGGAAAAGGCTATCTGATGTGCTGTAGAATTTATAGAACTGAACGCTTATTGAATTCTTTTGAAGGTTTAGATGAATCAATGTTACCATTGGTAGAGATACTCTTGGGTAATGATTATGtaaaacgtacatttaaaaacttcTTTCGTCATTTCAAATTACATGGAGTATCAAGGAATAAACATGACTACCAACAACGTCGTATAGAAGAAACCTTCACTTGGTTAAGCAAATATACATTGGATAAAGCTATTGCTGGAATTTTAAGTAGATTAGACAAGCCTATACGACAAAGAATACTGCACTTGATAGAGACTAGTATAAATAGTTACACAAATGCATCTACCGAAATACTTATTCCATTAGGTTTTTCAAAAGAATATGTTGCCCAAGTAAATAGCCatcatttaaatagaattttcaaatatgATGGTGATATTGATAGCTTAACATATATAGAAGAAATTGATGAAAAAGATGGCATTGACACaagcgaagaagaggaagaagaagaagaagaaaatgaaataatgaacaTACCCGATGAGTCTGATTCAATGTACAGTAATGCACTTGTTAGTAATTTACCTGTATGGTTTATAAATGAACTTCTAATGGGTAAACACCCGCCATATTTTCTGGACTTAataattcgatgtgtatatattTGTTCTCCACAAATAGAGGACTGCAATTATCCTTCAACCGTTATGATATGTTCAAGAATTATTAACGTTATATTTGCACTTTTAAAATCAGCAGTAAACAATGAAATACGTGATATGAGCTATATAACCAGAG GAAGTTAA